Proteins encoded in a region of the Ancylobacter sp. SL191 genome:
- a CDS encoding PhoH family protein encodes MVAPRSNAGGTPTPKPSRPEARWTETQDNATGQIVLAFDDNRLASLLFGHYGQNLAIIERRLEIVAEQRGNHVTLEGPRDACDQARHVLETLYARLKKGGEIAPGDVEGVLREAASQGILFEFDPATKRQSFDEIQLRRRPVRARTAAQDAYIRALKRHTLVFGVGPAGTGKTWLAVAYAVHLLERRVVDKLILSRPAVEAGERLGFLPGDMKEKVDPYLRPIYDALHDLMDRAYVERALTSGEIEIAPLAFMRGRTLANACVILDEAQNTTSMQMKMFLTRLGENSHMIVTGDPSQIDLPPGQTSGLGEAVALLKNVEGVEVCHFEAADVVRHELVGRIVAAYDGKLAGARARAEAQAAALARTDAPAETVLDPPRAAVETPPQ; translated from the coding sequence TTGGTAGCCCCCCGCAGCAACGCCGGCGGAACGCCGACGCCGAAACCGAGCCGTCCCGAGGCCCGCTGGACAGAGACCCAGGACAACGCCACCGGACAGATCGTGCTGGCATTCGACGACAACCGCCTCGCCAGCCTGCTGTTCGGCCATTACGGCCAGAACCTCGCCATCATCGAGCGGCGGCTGGAGATCGTCGCCGAGCAGCGCGGCAACCATGTCACGTTGGAAGGCCCGCGCGATGCCTGCGATCAGGCGCGCCATGTGCTGGAAACGCTCTATGCCCGCCTGAAGAAGGGCGGCGAGATCGCCCCCGGCGATGTCGAGGGCGTGCTGCGGGAAGCCGCGAGCCAGGGCATCCTGTTTGAATTCGACCCGGCCACCAAGCGCCAGAGCTTCGACGAGATCCAGCTCCGCCGCCGCCCGGTGCGCGCCCGCACCGCCGCGCAGGACGCCTATATTCGCGCCCTCAAGCGCCACACGCTGGTGTTCGGCGTCGGCCCGGCCGGCACCGGCAAGACCTGGCTGGCGGTCGCCTATGCCGTCCATCTGCTGGAACGGCGGGTTGTCGACAAGCTCATTCTCTCCCGCCCGGCGGTGGAGGCGGGCGAGCGGCTGGGCTTCCTGCCCGGCGACATGAAGGAGAAGGTAGATCCCTACCTTCGCCCGATCTATGACGCGCTGCATGACCTGATGGACCGCGCCTATGTCGAGCGCGCCCTCACCTCCGGCGAGATCGAGATCGCCCCGCTCGCCTTCATGCGCGGACGCACGCTGGCCAATGCCTGCGTCATCCTCGACGAGGCGCAGAACACCACCTCGATGCAGATGAAGATGTTCCTCACCCGCTTGGGCGAGAACTCGCACATGATCGTCACCGGCGATCCCAGCCAGATCGACCTGCCGCCGGGCCAGACCTCCGGCCTTGGCGAGGCGGTGGCGCTGCTGAAGAATGTCGAGGGTGTCGAGGTCTGCCATTTCGAGGCCGCCGACGTGGTGCGCCATGAGCTGGTCGGGCGCATCGTCGCCGCCTATGACGGCAAGCTCGCCGGCGCCCGGGCCCGCGCCGAGGCGCAGGCGGCCGCGCTCGCCCGCACTGACGCACCGGCCGAGACGGTGCTGGACCCGCCGCGTGCCGCCGTCGAGACGCCGCCGCAATGA
- the rimI gene encoding ribosomal protein S18-alanine N-acetyltransferase, producing the protein MSGGFLDFLGLGRPDASLRTAVPGDAEALAGLHAGAFRIGWDAAEFERLLANRLTRALVATEGEKLIGFILLSGVAPEIEILSVAVSKHRQGRGIGGRLIASAFGTLAAEGFTTVFLEVEEGNAAARQLYMRSGFFEIGRRAGYYRDAAGNPVAALIMRRDIA; encoded by the coding sequence ATGAGCGGGGGCTTCCTCGATTTCCTCGGGCTTGGCCGTCCCGACGCCAGCCTGCGCACGGCCGTGCCCGGCGATGCCGAGGCGCTGGCGGGCCTGCATGCGGGTGCCTTCCGCATCGGCTGGGACGCGGCGGAGTTCGAGCGCCTGCTGGCCAACCGGCTGACCCGCGCGCTGGTCGCCACCGAGGGCGAAAAGCTCATTGGTTTCATACTGTTGAGCGGCGTGGCGCCGGAGATCGAGATCCTCTCCGTTGCGGTATCAAAACACCGGCAGGGGCGCGGCATCGGCGGCAGGCTGATCGCGAGCGCCTTCGGCACGCTGGCGGCGGAGGGCTTCACCACGGTGTTCCTCGAGGTGGAGGAGGGCAACGCCGCCGCCCGCCAACTCTATATGCGATCAGGATTTTTCGAGATCGGCCGTCGGGCGGGCTATTACCGCGACGCCGCCGGCAACCCCGTCGCCGCCCTCATCATGCGCCGGGACATCGCCTGA
- the tsaB gene encoding tRNA (adenosine(37)-N6)-threonylcarbamoyltransferase complex dimerization subunit type 1 TsaB produces MLILALDTALEACSVALHDMARDMTLARAGRVMERGHAEALIPMVEGVIADSGLNISDIGIFAVTVGPGSFTGLRVGLAAARGFGLATGRPVLGISTLSTLAAPLLAQDDTIPVAAAIDARHGNVYLQMIGPSGRILVGARAMAAKDAARAVAIGPVRLVGSGAALLMDAWPPGERPPVEVYQEVTPDPVWLARLASVADPARSEPRPLYLREADAKPQTAGRIARR; encoded by the coding sequence ATGCTGATTCTGGCTCTGGATACCGCCCTCGAGGCATGTTCGGTCGCGCTGCACGACATGGCGCGCGACATGACGCTGGCCCGCGCCGGCCGGGTGATGGAGCGCGGCCATGCCGAGGCGCTCATCCCGATGGTCGAGGGGGTGATCGCCGATTCCGGGCTAAATATCTCAGATATCGGGATTTTTGCCGTGACCGTGGGGCCGGGCAGCTTCACCGGGCTGCGGGTCGGGCTCGCCGCCGCGCGCGGCTTCGGCCTCGCCACGGGCCGCCCGGTGCTCGGCATCTCCACGCTGTCGACGCTCGCCGCGCCCCTGCTGGCGCAGGACGACACCATCCCCGTCGCCGCCGCCATCGATGCAAGGCACGGCAACGTCTATCTGCAAATGATCGGCCCCTCCGGGCGCATTCTTGTGGGCGCCCGTGCAATGGCGGCGAAGGACGCCGCCCGCGCCGTCGCCATCGGCCCGGTGCGTCTGGTCGGCTCCGGCGCGGCGCTGCTCATGGACGCCTGGCCCCCCGGCGAGCGCCCGCCAGTCGAGGTTTATCAAGAGGTTACGCCCGATCCGGTGTGGCTCGCCCGGCTCGCCAGCGTGGCCGATCCCGCCCGTTCCGAGCCCCGCCCGCTCTATTTGCGCGAGGCCGACGCCAAGCCGCAGACGGCGGGGCGCATCGCACGGCGATGA
- the miaB gene encoding tRNA (N6-isopentenyl adenosine(37)-C2)-methylthiotransferase MiaB, producing the protein MSEPRKLYVRSFGCQMNVYDAQRMTDTLAKEGYVETDTPDDADLVILNTCHIREKAAEKVYSELGRLRKGQEESGHRAMIAVTGCVAQAEGAEIVKRARAVDLVVGPQSYHKLPELIAQAEARGGNRRAGIVETEFPVEDKFDFLAPPSRAAIAKRGPTAFVTVQEGCDKFCTFCVVPYTRGAEVSRPLSKILDEVIRLADGGVREITLIGQNVNAYHGPDAAGRPVGLAELVRKVAEVPGIARVRYTTSHPRDMDDELIAAHREMPALMPYLHLPVQSGSNRILAAMNRKHDRELFFEIVAKVRAARPDIAFSSDFIVGFPGETDEDFADTMDLVEKVGFASAFSFKYSSRPGTPAAGLGDQLPEEVKSNRIYALQALLDRQKAAFDEACRGRRFDILLEKPGRFPGQLIGRSPYLQSVVVEAPVEAIGTLASVVVREVSTKSLSGDIVGGEFFTAGSGVESQFRRQSEKVEA; encoded by the coding sequence ATGAGTGAGCCGCGCAAACTTTACGTCCGCTCCTTCGGCTGCCAGATGAACGTCTATGACGCCCAGCGCATGACGGACACGCTGGCGAAGGAAGGCTATGTCGAAACCGACACGCCCGACGACGCCGATCTCGTCATCCTCAACACCTGCCATATCCGTGAAAAGGCGGCCGAAAAGGTCTATTCCGAGCTCGGCCGGCTGCGGAAGGGCCAGGAGGAATCCGGCCATCGCGCGATGATCGCCGTGACCGGCTGTGTCGCGCAGGCCGAGGGCGCCGAAATCGTCAAGCGCGCCCGCGCGGTCGATCTCGTGGTCGGGCCGCAGAGCTATCACAAGCTGCCGGAGCTGATCGCGCAGGCCGAGGCGCGCGGCGGCAACCGGCGCGCCGGCATCGTCGAGACCGAGTTCCCGGTCGAGGACAAGTTCGATTTCCTGGCGCCGCCGAGCCGCGCCGCCATCGCCAAGCGTGGCCCCACGGCGTTCGTCACCGTGCAGGAAGGCTGCGACAAGTTCTGCACCTTCTGCGTCGTGCCCTATACGCGCGGCGCCGAGGTCTCCCGTCCGCTGTCCAAGATCCTGGACGAAGTGATCCGCCTCGCTGATGGCGGGGTGCGCGAGATCACCCTGATCGGCCAGAACGTCAACGCCTATCACGGCCCCGACGCCGCCGGCCGGCCGGTGGGGCTTGCCGAGCTGGTGCGCAAGGTGGCCGAGGTGCCCGGCATTGCCCGCGTGCGCTACACCACCAGCCACCCGCGCGACATGGATGACGAGCTGATCGCCGCCCATCGCGAGATGCCGGCGCTGATGCCCTATCTGCACCTGCCGGTGCAGTCCGGCTCCAACCGCATCCTCGCGGCGATGAACCGCAAGCATGACCGCGAGCTGTTCTTCGAGATCGTCGCCAAGGTGCGCGCCGCCCGGCCGGACATCGCCTTTTCCTCGGATTTCATCGTCGGCTTCCCCGGCGAGACGGACGAGGATTTCGCCGACACGATGGACCTGGTGGAGAAGGTCGGCTTCGCCAGCGCCTTCTCGTTCAAATATTCCTCGCGGCCGGGCACGCCGGCGGCGGGGCTCGGCGATCAATTGCCCGAAGAGGTAAAATCGAACCGCATTTACGCCCTGCAGGCGCTGCTTGACCGCCAGAAGGCCGCCTTTGATGAGGCGTGCCGCGGCCGGCGCTTCGACATCCTGCTGGAAAAACCTGGCCGCTTCCCCGGTCAACTCATTGGCCGTTCGCCCTATCTGCAGTCCGTGGTGGTCGAGGCGCCCGTGGAGGCGATCGGCACGCTGGCGAGCGTGGTGGTGCGCGAGGTCAGCACCAAGAGTCTTTCCGGCGACATCGTCGGCGGCGAATTCTTCACGGCCGGCAGCGGCGTGGAATCCCAGTTCCGAAGGCAGAGCGAGAAGGTGGAGGCGTGA
- a CDS encoding GNAT family N-acetyltransferase, giving the protein MTYVATTAAPVISLETAADVAPREALLDLAFGRAARLAKTSERLREGRKPADGLAFAAHGADGRLIGTLRLWHVTAGPSRPALLLGPLAVHPWFRDRGLGKALMTTAINEAARRGHGAILLVGDAPYYARFGFDVALTDGLWLPGSFDRARFLGLELQPGALTGARGLVSPTGDFVEAPSLTDLIARATAPALKRSA; this is encoded by the coding sequence ATGACCTACGTCGCCACCACCGCCGCCCCCGTGATCTCGCTCGAGACCGCGGCCGATGTCGCCCCGCGCGAGGCGCTGCTGGATCTCGCTTTCGGCCGCGCCGCGCGCCTCGCCAAGACCTCCGAGCGTCTGCGCGAAGGCCGTAAGCCCGCCGACGGCCTCGCCTTCGCCGCCCATGGCGCCGATGGACGGCTGATCGGCACGCTGCGCCTGTGGCATGTGACGGCCGGCCCGTCGCGCCCGGCGCTGCTGCTCGGCCCGCTCGCCGTGCATCCGTGGTTCCGCGACCGGGGCCTCGGCAAGGCGCTGATGACCACCGCCATCAACGAGGCGGCGCGGCGCGGCCATGGCGCGATCCTGCTGGTCGGCGACGCGCCCTATTATGCGCGCTTCGGCTTCGACGTGGCGCTGACCGACGGCCTGTGGCTGCCGGGCTCGTTCGACCGCGCCCGCTTTCTCGGGCTGGAACTCCAGCCCGGCGCCCTCACCGGCGCGCGCGGCCTCGTCAGCCCGACCGGCGACTTTGTTGAGGCGCCGAGCCTGACCGACCTCATCGCCCGCGCCACCGCCCCGGCGCTGAAGCGCAGCGCCTGA
- a CDS encoding lysophospholipid acyltransferase family protein, with amino-acid sequence MRAWLVLVPVALVTLIGLPLQWLSIALNLPTRRVIPLIYHRILLALIGVRVTLHGAPAATRPLLIVSNHVSWLDIPVLGAQLPLCFVAKSEVARWPGIGLLAKLQRTVFVDRSSRTATAKVAGEMAARMKDGDPVVLFAEGTSSDGNKILPFRSALIGAARHAMAEGEGRDAPAATIQPLAIAYIGQAGIPLGRARRPLVAWYGDMDLVPHLMALLRQGAIDVELHFGPALDGANRKSASAEAEASVRRMLAGALTGRPR; translated from the coding sequence ATGCGCGCCTGGCTGGTGCTGGTGCCGGTGGCGCTCGTAACCCTGATCGGCCTGCCGCTGCAATGGCTGTCGATCGCCCTGAACCTGCCGACGCGCCGCGTCATCCCCTTGATCTATCACCGGATTCTGCTCGCATTGATCGGCGTGCGGGTCACCCTTCATGGCGCGCCGGCCGCCACCCGGCCGCTGCTGATCGTGTCCAACCACGTCTCCTGGCTGGATATCCCCGTGCTCGGCGCGCAGCTGCCGCTGTGCTTCGTCGCCAAGAGCGAGGTGGCGCGCTGGCCGGGCATCGGGTTGCTGGCGAAGCTCCAGCGCACGGTCTTTGTCGACCGCAGCTCGCGCACCGCCACGGCCAAGGTCGCCGGCGAGATGGCGGCGCGGATGAAGGATGGCGATCCCGTCGTGCTGTTCGCCGAGGGCACATCCAGCGATGGTAATAAAATACTCCCTTTCCGCTCGGCGTTGATCGGCGCTGCCCGCCACGCCATGGCGGAAGGCGAGGGCCGGGACGCGCCGGCGGCGACGATCCAGCCGCTCGCCATCGCCTATATCGGGCAGGCCGGCATCCCGCTGGGGCGAGCCCGCCGCCCGCTGGTGGCGTGGTATGGGGATATGGATCTGGTGCCCCATCTGATGGCGCTGCTGCGGCAGGGCGCCATCGATGTCGAACTGCATTTCGGCCCAGCCCTTGATGGCGCGAACCGCAAGAGCGCCAGTGCCGAGGCCGAGGCGAGCGTCCGGCGGATGCTGGCGGGCGCGCTCACCGGCCGCCCGCGCTGA
- a CDS encoding ASCH domain-containing protein, whose protein sequence is MKVLLSIKPEYADKIFDRSKKFEFRKSMFRHADVRTIVVYATKPVGRIVGEFEVEGVLCESPERLWTLTQTSAGISKQFFDEYFSGRSKAFAIKVGQIHKFSEPLNPSDLIENFTPPQSFMYVDDSFERPQVSQMVLAL, encoded by the coding sequence ATGAAGGTTTTGTTATCAATTAAGCCGGAGTATGCAGACAAAATATTTGACCGTTCGAAGAAATTTGAATTTCGAAAAAGCATGTTTAGACATGCCGACGTTCGCACTATCGTCGTGTATGCGACCAAACCTGTGGGCCGTATCGTTGGCGAGTTCGAGGTAGAGGGCGTGCTTTGCGAATCGCCTGAGCGACTATGGACGCTCACCCAAACGTCAGCAGGGATTTCGAAGCAGTTTTTTGACGAATATTTTTCCGGCCGCTCGAAGGCATTCGCTATTAAGGTCGGGCAGATTCACAAATTTAGTGAGCCTCTTAACCCGAGCGATCTGATCGAAAATTTCACTCCGCCTCAGTCTTTCATGTACGTGGACGATTCCTTCGAAAGGCCGCAAGTAAGTCAAATGGTATTGGCGTTGTGA
- a CDS encoding type III PLP-dependent enzyme, which yields MTDRIREFLRNRREDGPCVVVDLEVVRANYAAFARALPDTRVFYAVKANPDPAVLNALAEMGSCFDCASVNEITMVLATGAGAERISFGNTIKKERDVARAFELGVRLFAVDSVEEVEKVARVAAGARVFCRILCDGAGAEWPLSRKFGCEPEMAVDVLEHAHRLGLEAHGVSFHVGSQQKNVDAWDSALASAAAIFAACAERGFSLSLVNLGGGFPAKYLQDVPAAEAYGEAIFRALSRHFGNAIPQTIIEPGRGMVGAAGLIEAEVVLISKKADTDSVRWVYLDIGKFGGLAETMDEAIRYPIRTPRDGDAVEPCVLAGPTCDSADVLYEKTPVMLPVSLAIGDKVLIEATGAYTTTYSAVAFNGFEPLRSYVI from the coding sequence ATGACCGACCGTATTCGCGAATTCCTGCGCAACCGACGCGAGGATGGTCCCTGCGTCGTCGTCGACCTCGAGGTCGTGCGCGCCAATTATGCCGCCTTCGCCCGCGCCCTGCCCGACACCCGCGTGTTCTACGCGGTGAAGGCCAACCCGGACCCGGCGGTGCTGAACGCGCTGGCCGAGATGGGCTCGTGCTTCGACTGCGCCTCGGTGAACGAGATCACCATGGTGCTCGCCACCGGCGCGGGCGCCGAGCGCATCTCCTTCGGCAACACCATCAAGAAGGAGCGCGATGTCGCGCGCGCCTTCGAGCTGGGCGTGCGGCTGTTCGCCGTCGACAGCGTGGAAGAGGTGGAGAAGGTCGCGCGCGTCGCCGCCGGGGCCCGTGTGTTCTGCCGCATCCTGTGCGACGGCGCCGGCGCCGAATGGCCGCTCTCGCGCAAGTTTGGCTGCGAGCCGGAGATGGCGGTCGACGTGCTCGAGCACGCGCACCGGCTGGGGCTGGAGGCGCATGGCGTCTCCTTCCATGTCGGCTCGCAGCAGAAGAATGTCGACGCCTGGGATTCGGCGCTGGCCTCGGCCGCGGCGATCTTCGCGGCCTGCGCCGAGCGCGGCTTCTCGCTGAGCCTGGTCAATCTCGGCGGCGGCTTCCCGGCCAAGTACCTGCAGGACGTGCCGGCGGCGGAAGCCTATGGCGAGGCGATCTTCCGCGCGCTGTCGCGTCACTTCGGCAACGCCATCCCGCAGACCATCATCGAGCCGGGCCGCGGCATGGTCGGCGCCGCCGGCCTGATCGAGGCCGAGGTGGTGCTGATCTCGAAGAAGGCGGACACCGATTCCGTGCGCTGGGTCTATCTCGACATCGGCAAGTTCGGCGGCCTCGCCGAGACGATGGACGAGGCGATCCGCTACCCCATCCGCACCCCGCGCGATGGCGATGCGGTGGAGCCCTGCGTGCTCGCCGGCCCGACCTGCGATTCGGCCGACGTGCTCTATGAGAAGACCCCGGTGATGCTGCCGGTGTCGCTCGCCATCGGCGACAAGGTGCTGATCGAGGCCACCGGCGCCTACACCACCACCTATTCGGCGGTGGCGTTCAACGGCTTCGAACCGCTGCGCTCCTACGTGATCTGA
- a CDS encoding Fur family transcriptional regulator, which translates to MNEKLTAIEEACVTRGLRMTDQRRVIARIIADAQDHPDVEELHRRAAAVDDRISISTVYRTVKLFEDSGIIERHDFRDGRSRYEPVPDEHHDHLIDLRSGHVVEFRSEEIELLQEEIARKLGFRLVGHRLELYGVPLDTKKS; encoded by the coding sequence ATGAACGAGAAGCTGACCGCCATTGAGGAAGCCTGCGTGACCCGGGGGTTGCGCATGACGGACCAGAGGCGCGTCATCGCCCGCATCATCGCCGACGCGCAGGACCATCCCGATGTGGAGGAACTGCACCGCCGGGCGGCGGCGGTGGATGACCGCATCTCCATCTCCACCGTCTACCGCACGGTGAAGCTGTTCGAGGATTCCGGCATCATCGAGCGCCATGATTTCCGCGATGGCCGCTCGCGCTACGAGCCGGTGCCGGACGAGCACCACGACCATCTGATCGACCTGCGCTCCGGCCATGTGGTGGAGTTCCGCTCGGAGGAAATCGAGCTTCTGCAGGAAGAGATCGCCCGCAAGCTCGGCTTCCGGCTGGTCGGCCACCGGCTGGAGCTCTACGGCGTGCCGCTCGACACCAAGAAAAGCTGA
- a CDS encoding GNAT family N-acetyltransferase, with the protein MSQTLRKMKFRDVDLEDPFFDSLKAQYQDFSDWFQRKADEPTYVIFDDSDGRVRGFLYLKIENGPINDVEPPLPAKKRLKVGTLKVQARGTKLGERLLKRIFDHAILEGAQEVYVTIFDTHEALIKLFERYGFVNSAVKHTPNGDENVLVRNLDNDFIDIISSYPRFETHHKNNWLLAIYPEYHTKLFPDSILRGENPAEEQDVAHTNTIHKVYIGKISLKRMKRGDIVAIYRTTDRPGLARYRSVISSICIVEETKSRSDFPTIESFVEFALNHSVFSEEELRTMYLSGERLYAVRMTYNVALPRRPNRERLLNEVGISEYPRWDFRPLSDGQLLRILELGELNEGFVIN; encoded by the coding sequence TTGAGTCAGACTCTGCGCAAAATGAAGTTTCGCGATGTGGATCTGGAGGATCCATTTTTTGACAGCTTGAAGGCGCAGTACCAGGATTTTTCTGACTGGTTTCAACGGAAAGCTGATGAGCCAACTTACGTCATATTTGACGACTCGGACGGCCGCGTTCGAGGATTTTTGTACTTAAAAATTGAGAACGGGCCAATAAACGACGTTGAGCCTCCGCTTCCTGCAAAAAAACGACTTAAGGTTGGCACGCTAAAAGTTCAGGCGCGTGGAACTAAGCTCGGGGAACGACTTCTCAAGAGAATATTTGACCATGCAATTCTTGAAGGGGCCCAAGAAGTATACGTTACGATATTTGACACACATGAAGCTCTTATAAAGCTTTTTGAGCGCTATGGTTTTGTTAATTCTGCAGTTAAGCACACACCGAATGGAGACGAGAACGTTCTTGTCCGTAATCTAGACAATGATTTCATTGATATAATTTCATCGTATCCGCGCTTTGAAACTCATCATAAGAATAATTGGCTTTTGGCTATTTATCCTGAATACCATACCAAGCTATTCCCGGACTCTATACTTAGAGGAGAGAATCCCGCTGAAGAGCAGGACGTTGCTCACACCAACACAATTCATAAAGTATATATAGGAAAAATATCACTAAAAAGAATGAAACGAGGCGATATAGTCGCGATATATCGCACAACAGATCGCCCTGGACTAGCTAGATACAGGTCCGTAATATCGTCAATATGTATTGTCGAAGAGACTAAATCGCGAAGTGACTTCCCAACGATTGAGTCATTTGTCGAATTTGCATTGAATCATAGCGTTTTCTCGGAGGAGGAGCTTCGCACTATGTACCTCTCCGGCGAGAGGCTATATGCCGTGCGAATGACGTACAATGTGGCGCTACCCCGGCGTCCAAATCGAGAGCGCCTTCTCAATGAGGTTGGAATAAGCGAATATCCTCGCTGGGACTTTCGCCCACTCAGTGACGGCCAGCTCCTTCGAATACTCGAACTTGGTGAATTAAATGAAGGTTTTGTTATCAATTAA
- a CDS encoding NifU family protein, with protein MFIQTEATPNPATLKFLPGRSVLGAGTFEARNAEEAARSPLAASLFEVPGVTGVFFGSDFVTVTKEGGEWAHLKPAILGAIMEHFVSGKAILPEDHSHAADDAFYEEKDAGVVDTIRELIDTRVRPAVANDGGDITFRGYKDGIVFLAMKGSCAGCPSSTATLKNGIENLLRHFVPDVVEVRPV; from the coding sequence ATGTTCATCCAGACCGAAGCCACCCCCAATCCCGCCACGCTGAAGTTTCTGCCGGGCCGTTCCGTGCTCGGGGCCGGCACCTTCGAGGCGCGCAACGCGGAGGAGGCGGCGCGTTCGCCGCTCGCCGCGAGCCTGTTCGAGGTGCCGGGCGTCACCGGCGTGTTCTTCGGGTCGGATTTCGTCACCGTCACCAAGGAAGGTGGCGAGTGGGCGCATCTCAAGCCCGCCATTCTCGGCGCCATCATGGAGCATTTCGTCTCCGGCAAGGCGATCCTGCCCGAGGATCATTCCCATGCGGCGGACGATGCCTTCTATGAGGAGAAGGATGCCGGGGTGGTCGATACCATCCGCGAGCTGATCGACACGCGCGTGCGCCCGGCCGTGGCCAATGATGGCGGCGACATCACCTTCCGCGGCTATAAGGACGGCATCGTCTTCCTGGCGATGAAGGGCTCCTGCGCCGGCTGCCCCTCCTCCACCGCGACGCTGAAGAACGGCATCGAGAATCTGCTGCGCCATTTCGTGCCGGATGTGGTCGAAGTCCGTCCGGTGTGA